CCCGACCTCGTCGCCGTGCAGCATCCGCCAGCCGCCGGTGTGCACCGGCCCCCGCGGGTCCCGGACGGCGACCGCGCACCGGTCGGCGTCCGGGTCGTTGGCGATGACGATGTCGGCGCCGCGCTCGCGGGCCGCCGCCAGCGCCAGGTCGATCGCACCCGGCTCCTCGGGGTTGGGGAACGCGACCGTCGGGAAGTCCGGGTCCGGCTCGGCCTGCTCCGGGACGACGTAGGTGCGGCCGAACCCGGCCCGCCCCAACGCCTCGACGACGCTGTCGCCGCCCACGCCGTGCAGCGGGGTCAGGACGATGTCGAGGTCGCGCGGGCCGCCGGGGGCCGCGACGCCGGCGGCCGCGTCGAGGTAGGCGTCGTGCACCTCCTCGTCCAGGGTGACCCAGCCGTCGTCCGGGCGGTACACCTCGGCGACGGAACGGACCGCGGCGATGGCGGCGGCGATCTCCTCGTCCGCCGGCGGCACGATCTGCGAGCCCTCGTGGCCCTCACCGCCGAGGTACACCTTGTAGCCGTTGTCCTGGGGCGGGTTGTGGCTCGCGGTCACCATCACCCCGGCGTGGCAGCCCAGGTGCCGGACGGCGAACGCCAGCACCGGGGTGGGCAGCGGCCGGGGGAGCACCATCGCATCGATGCCGGCGCCGGCCATCACCGAGGCGGTGTCCCGGGCGAACTCGTCCGAGCGGTGCCGGGCGTCGAAGCCGACGACGACCCGGCCGGTGGGCCGGTGCCCCGAACGCTCCTGCTCGGCGTCCAGGCGGGCGTTGAGGTAGGCAGCCAGCCCGGCGGCGGCCCGGATCACGACGGCCCGGTTCATCCGGTTCGGCCCGGCTCCCAGGGCGCCGCGCAACCCGGCGGTGCCGAACTGCAGCAGGCCGGCGAACCGGTCGGCGAGGTCG
This DNA window, taken from Kineosporiaceae bacterium SCSIO 59966, encodes the following:
- a CDS encoding phospho-sugar mutase translates to MTGPSVDPGLLDAARAWAADDPDPLTRAELQDVVVRAEAGDAAAAADLADRFAGLLQFGTAGLRGALGAGPNRMNRAVVIRAAAGLAAYLNARLDAEQERSGHRPTGRVVVGFDARHRSDEFARDTASVMAGAGIDAMVLPRPLPTPVLAFAVRHLGCHAGVMVTASHNPPQDNGYKVYLGGEGHEGSQIVPPADEEIAAAIAAVRSVAEVYRPDDGWVTLDEEVHDAYLDAAAGVAAPGGPRDLDIVLTPLHGVGGDSVVEALGRAGFGRTYVVPEQAEPDPDFPTVAFPNPEEPGAIDLALAAARERGADIVIANDPDADRCAVAVRDPRGPVHTGGWRMLHGDEVGALLGEHIARRGVGEGAVYANSIVSSRLLARVAAAHGIAHVETLTGFKWISRVPGLRFGYEEALGYCVDPDAVRDKDGISAAVLVAEAAAVLKAQGRSLLDLLDDLARTHGVHLSGQLSVRVADLSVITDAMARLRATPPTTLAGHRVVTADDLAAGAGGLPPTDALRYLTAAGDRVIVRPSGTEPKLKCYLEAVVPVAGDGLAAAREEAAGRLAALRSDMAAALGLQDA